A single region of the Salvia miltiorrhiza cultivar Shanhuang (shh) chromosome 8, IMPLAD_Smil_shh, whole genome shotgun sequence genome encodes:
- the LOC130999252 gene encoding uncharacterized protein LOC130999252, which yields MVSDSIPNASIASSNPRDFAKKKRANRSAKLKQCKLDARREQWLSHVKSKGECKGEANGGGTASIGASVHLENHRSQPIGKLEIKTRSEEGIYGDGSSMHHYSDSESLQSNSPTSHTSSVSGSNDSGANFTASSSSSSSSSTNGSCSGHMSEEDEGDAGDDDCLDDWESVADALAATDEKQEDSPPSKNQDHSTESGSQVDVRDQMFSGISIPRIHTASANPGSGRAANQRALVNCCAWRPDDVCRPQTLPNLTKQYSFPLKSERHLDRGSVWVCKNVGPIPTACPICFEDLDYTDSSFLPCGCGFRLCLFCHKRILEEDARCPGCRKQYEVEPIEGEPTLDGGSLTYRLARSCSMVARS from the exons ATGGTTTCCGATTCGATCCCCAACGCCTCCATCGCCTCATCGAACCCCAGGGATTTCGCCAAGAAGAAGAGG GCAAACCGCTCGGCGAAATTGAAGCAGTGCAAGCTTGATGCTCGTCGTGAGCAGTGGCTTTCTCACG TGAAGAGTAAGGGTGAGTGTAAGGGGGAAGCCAATGGTGGAGGGACTGCATCCATTGGGGCATCTGTGCATTTAGAAAATCACAGGAGCCAACCGATAGGGAAACTGGAGATAAAGACGCGAAGCGAGGAGGGGATTTATGGAGATGGATCATCAATGCATCATTACAGTGACTCGGAGTCCTTGCAGTCCAACAGCCCGACCAGCCACACCAGTAGTGTTTCGGGCAGCAATGATTCCGGGGCCAATTTTACTGCgagtagcagcagcagcagcagtagcAGTACTAATGGTTCCTGTTCAGGACACATGAGCGAGGAAGATGAAGGGGATGCTGGTGATGATGATTGCTTGGATGATTGGGAGTCCGTTGCTGATGCATTGGCTGCCACTGATGAAAAGCAGGAAGATTCCCCTCCTTCAAAGAATCAGGACCATTCTACAGAGTCTGGTTCTCAGGTGGATGTGAGGGACCAGATGTTTTCGGGGATTAGTATCCCGCGGATCCATACAGCAAGTGCTAATCCAGGGAGTGGAAGAGCTGCTAACCAGAGGGCCCTGGTAAATTGCTGTGCTTGGAGGCCAGATGATGTTTGTCGTCCCCAGACCTTACCCAATTTAACCAAGCAGTATAGTTTTCCTTTGAAGTCCGAGCGCCATTTAGACCGAGGATCAGTATGGGTCTGTAAAAATGTTGGACCAATCCCCACAGCATGTCCGATATGCTTTGAGGATTTAGACTACACTGATTCAAGCTTTCTCCCCTGTGGATGTGGTTTCAGGCTCTGCCTTTTCTGTCACAAGAGAATACTTGAGGAGGATGCACGTTGTCCAGGCTGCAGAAAGCAGTATGAGGTTGAACCTATCGAGGGAGAGCCAACACTAGACGGAGGCAGCTTGACGTATCGTTTGGCTCGTTCTTGTAGCATGGTTGCAAGGTCTTGA
- the LOC130999249 gene encoding TORTIFOLIA1-like protein 4, translating into MSASNSAKQAKARDMKQRVLTCLHKLADRDTHSAAASELESIARTLPADALPSFISSVAATDASDKSPVRRQCLRLVSILSEHHGNSLSPYLSKILSAVVRRLRDADSSVRSACVAASLSLSSHVTSPPFASVIKPFVESLFTEQETNAQTGAALCLAAAIEGSRNPDAASLRRLLPRIEKLAKSESFKAKPALLALVGSLVAVDGVLRGGGRNVVWNLLNLLVDFLSSDDWAARKAAAEALVKIAAVERESLSEYKASCLKTFEAKRFDKVKAARETMNQMIEAWKEIPDLPDEFSPLPESEASSKQNASDGCYPPVSKTACSVGSNNLLARRRSPLDTPATRTPRADGSPASTARKRSPLGSNVRNTGPAMFQKLDRKKPSDLKVEIVTPAGCYGVELSDGKGDHVMETSEGEKKAFEKSGIKRALFKENNGKQHKLGFFRGGSRVVPCGDTSVVVSNETGDICRNHRECDDLSLIRTQLLQIESQQSNLMDMLQKFIGSSQKGLNSLEARVHGLELALDEISFDLAVSTGRMSQNGAAGAMCCKLPGTDFLSSKLWRKAGSRSSTSRLPAASNGNPSVFGNGQGFPMEHRRFLQGRHALVMNPLAKIPSGSPALPEVSSSGLVYNSTA; encoded by the exons ATGTCGGCCTCCAATTCCGCCAAGCAAGCCAAGGCACGTGACATGAAGCAACGCGTGCTCACGTGCCTCCACAAGCTAGCCGACAGGGACACGCACTCCGCCGCCGCGTCGGAGCTAGAATCCATCGCCAGGACGCTCCCCGCCGACGCTCTCCCCTCCTTCATCTCCTCAGTCGCCGCCACCGACGCCTCCGACAAGTCACCCGTCCGCCGCCAGTGCCTCCGGCTGGTCTCGATCCTCTCCGAGCACCACGGGAACTCGCTCTCGCCCTACCTCTCGAAAATCCTCTCCGCCGTCGTCCGCCGCCTCCGCGACGCCGACTCCTCGGTCCGCTCCGCCTGCGTCGCCGCGTCGCTATCCCTCTCCTCTCACGTGACCTCCCCTCCGTTCGCGTCCGTGATCAAGCCATTCGTCGAATCGCTGTTCACGGAGCAGGAAACGAACGCGCAGACCGGCGCGGCTTTGTGCCTGGCGGCGGCGATCGAGGGATCGAGGAATCCGGACGCCGCGAGCCTGAGGAGGTTGCTGCCGAGGATCGAGAAGCTGGCGAAGAGTGAGAGTTTCAAGGCGAAGCCGGCGCTTCTGGCGCTGGTGGGGAGCTTGGTGGCGGTGGACGGAGTGCTGCGTGGCGGCGGAAGGAATGTGGTTTGGAATTTGCTGAATTTGTTGGTGGATTTCCTGAGCAGTGATGACTGGGCCGcgaggaaggcggcggcggaggcgctGGTGAAGATCGCCGCCGTGGAGAGGGAATCACTCTCTGAGTATAAGGCATCGTGCTTGAAGACTTTTGAGGCCAAGAGATTTGATAAG GTGAAGGCAGCAAGGGAGACGATGAATCAGATGATTGAAGCTTGGAAGGAAATTCCAGATCTGCCTGATGAGTTCTCGCCGCTGCCGGAATCGGAGGCCTCATCTAAAC AAAACGCCAGCGATGGTTGTTACCCTCCTGTTTCCAAGACTGCCTGCTCTGTTGGGTCTAATAATCTTTTAGCAAGGAGAAGAAGCCCTCTGGACACCCCGGCTACCAGGACGCCCCGTGCTGATGGTTCTCCAGCTTCGACTGCAAGAAAAAGAAGTCCTCTTGGTTCCAATGTTAGGAATACGGGCCCAGCGATGTTCCAGAAGTTAGATCGGAAGAAACCCTCTGACTTGAAAGTTGAAATTGTCACTCCTGCTGGTTGTTACGGTGTGGAATTATCCGATGGTAAGGGTGATCATGTTATGGAAACCAGCGAGGGAGAGAAGAAAGCGTTTGAAAAGTCGGGAATCAAACGTGCCCTTTTCAAGGAGAACAATGGGAAGCAGCATAAGCTTGGTTTCTTCAGAGGTGGCTCTCGTGTCGTTCCATGTGGTGACACCAGCGTCGTTGTTAGTAATGAAACGGGAGATATCTGTAGGAACCACAGAGAGTGTGATGACTTATCTTTGATACGAACACAACTTCTTCAGATTGAAAGTCAGCAATCCAATTTGATGGACATGCTTCAG AAATTTATTGGAAGCTCACAGAAGGGATTGAATTCGCTTGAGGCACGTGTACACGGTCTCGAGCTAGCTTTGGATGAAATTTCATTCGATCTAGCTGTCTCAACCGGAAGGATGTCACAAAATGGTGCTGCTGGAGCCATGTGCTGCAAGCTACCCGGTACCGACTTCTTGAGCTCAAAACTGTGGAGAAAAGCAGGATCTCGTTCTTCAACCTCTCGATTGCCTGCTGCTTCTAATGGAAACCCATCAGTTTTTGGAAATGGACAAGGGTTTCCCATGGAACACCGAAGGTTTCTCCAAGGTCGCCATGCGCTTGTCATGAACCCACTGGCCAAAATCCCGAGTGGCTCCCCGGCACTCCCTGAAGTTTCCTCAAGTGGACTTGTATATAATAGTACTGCTTGA
- the LOC130998706 gene encoding cytochrome P450 71A1-like: MMSLVLLLALPIIPMIIFYFQTQNPKHANKPHPPGPPRLPFIGNLHHFDGRSPHTYLRRLSEKYGPVTSLRLGFRRVIVISSADAVKEIVKSHDAVFSSRPLLVALRRLTYNGLDVAISPYNDAWREMRKISTIHLFSAKQVQSFRPVFKDEVAKMMEKIARDAASSAVADLSETMMSLSSNTICRVAFGKSYGDERYGKSRFHDLLRDTQPLLGGFFMADYLPSLRWIDNLSGMAAKLEKNFHEMDSFYEEVIEEHMNPNRPKSMEGDIVDILLGIRENGSLSFDLTLNHIKALLMNIIAGGSDTTAAALVWALTALMKKPSSMKKVQAEIRQLVGKKEMIDEEDIEKLPYLRAVVKETLRLYPPAPVSVPRETTQKCSINGYEIEGGTMVYINVWAIAIDPATWEDADEFLPERFLEADLDVRGQNPEVIPFGFGRRGCPGIGIAMAEIELALANVVCKFEWELPVGMKEEDIDFEVLPGMTMHKKNALRLVPKLVI, encoded by the exons atgatgtCACTTGTTTTGCTCTTGGCTCTTCCCATAATCCCCATGATCATCTTCTACTTCCAAACACAAAACCCTAAACATGCCAACAAACCCCATCCACCGGgcccaccgcggctgccgttcATCGGCAACCTGCACCACTTCGACGGCCGGTCTCCGCACACGTACCTCCGCCGCCTCTCGGAGAAGTACGGCCCCGTCACGTCCCTCAGGCTCGGATTCCGGCGAGTCATCGTAATTTCCTCAGCAGATGCAGTGAAAGAGATCGTAAAATCCCACGACGCCGTTTTCTCGAGCCGGCCGCTTCTCGTCGCCCTGCGGAGGCTGACGTACAACGGCCTCGACGTCGCGATCTCGCCCTACAACGACGCGTGgagggagatgaggaagatCTCCACCATCCATCTCTTTAGCGCGAAGCAAGTTCAATCTTTCCGCCCCGTTTTCAAAGACGAGGTGGCGAAGATGATGGAGAAGATTGCTCGAGACGCCGCCTCCTCCGCCGTTGCCGATTTGAGCGAGACGATGATGTCGCTTTCGAGTAACACCATCTGCAGAGTTGCGTTTGGGAAGAGCTATGGAGATGAAAGGTATGGGAAGAGCCGTTTCCACGATCTTCTTCGCGACACTCAGCCCCTTCTCGGAGGTTTTTTCATGGCGGATTACTTGCCTTCGCTTCGATGGATTGATAATCTCTCTGGAATGGCTGCAAAGTTGGAAAAGAATTTTCATGAGATGGATTCTTTCTATGAAGAAGTGATTGAAGAGCATATGAATCCCAATAGGCCAAAATCTATGGAAGGAGACATCGTTGATATTTTGCTTGGGATTAGAGAAAATGGATCGCTTTCGTTTGATCTTACATTAAACCACATCAAAGCACTACTTATG AATATAATAGCCGGAGGCAGCGACACGACTGCGGCTGCTTTAGTGTGGGCGCTAACGGCATTGATGAAGAAGCCTTCTTCGATGAAGAAAGTGCAAGCGGAGATAAGACAATTGGTCGGAAAGAAAGAGATGATCGATGAAGAAGACATAGAGAAACTACCATATTTGAGGGCAGTTGTGAAGGAGACTCTGAGATTGTATCCACCAGCTCCAGTTTCAGTCCCAAGAGAGACTACTCAGAAATGTAGCATAAATGGTTACGAAATTGAAGGTGGAACAATGGTGTATATCAATGTGTGGGCTATTGCAATAGACCCCGCCACGTGGGAAGACGCGGATGAGTTCTTGCCGGAGAGATTCTTGGAGGCTGACCTCGACGTGAGGGGTCAGAATCCGGAGGTGATTCCGTTTGGATTCGGCCGAAGAGGCTGTCCCGGGATCGGAATcgccatggctgaaatcgagcTTGCATTGGCAAATGTTGTGTGCAAATTTGAATGGGAATTACCTGTTGGGATGAAGGAAGAAGACATTGATTTCGAGGTTCTGCCTGGAATGACGATGCATAAGAAGAATGCTCTTCGCCTTGTTCCTAAACTCGTGATTTAG
- the LOC130999251 gene encoding cytochrome P450 71A1-like, translated as MQFLLILLLALPIILILYFQTHKPKLPPPPPGPPRLPFIGNLHHFDSRSPHTYLHRLSEKYGPVTSLKLGFRRVVVISSADAVKEIMKSHDAVFSSRPALATVRRLTYNYLDVAFSPYNDTWREMRKISTIHLFSTKQVQSFRPIFKDEVSKMMEKIARDAASSAVTDFSETMMSLSSNTICRVAFGKSYGDERYGKNRFYDLLRDAQSLLGGFFMADYFPSLQWIDHLSGMAAKLDKNFQDMDSFYEEVIEEHMNPNRPKSMEGDIVDILLRIKQNGSFSFDLTLDHIKALLMNIIAGGSDTTAAALVWALTALMKKPSLMKKVQAEIRQLAGKKEMIDEEDTEKLPYLRAVVKETLRLYPPAPLLLPRDTTKKCRINGYEIEGGSMVYINAWAIARDPATWEDADEFLPERFLEADLDVRGQNPEVIPFGFGRRRCPGIGIAMAEIELALANVVCKFEWELPLGMKEEDIDFEVLPGITMHKKNPLRLVPKLVFV; from the exons ATGCAATTTCTTTTGATTTTGCTCTTAGCTCTTCCCATAATCCTCATCCTCTACTTTCAAACACATAAACCAAAACTCCCTCCACCGCCACCGGGCCCGCCGCGGCTGCCGTTCATCGGCAATCTGCACCACTTCGACAGCCGGTCTCCGCACACGTACCTCCACCGCCTCTCGGAGAAGTACGGCCCCGTCACGTCCCTCAAGCTCGGATTCCGGCGAGTCGTCGTGATCTCCTCGGCCGATGCAGTGAAAGAGATCATGAAATCCCACGACGCCGTTTTCTCAAGCCGGCCGGCTCTCGCTACCGTCCGGAGGCTGACATATAACTACCTAGACGTCGCGTTCTCGCCCTACAACGACACGTGgagggagatgaggaagatTTCCACCATCCATCTCTTTAGCACGAAGCAAGTTCAATCTTTCCGCCCCATTTTCAAAGACGAAGTGTCGAAGATGATGGAGAAGATTGCTCGAGACGCCGCCTCATCGGCCGTCACCGATTTCAGTGAGACGATGATGTCGCTTTCGAGTAACACCATCTGCAGAGTTGCGTTTGGGAAGAGCTATGGAGACGAAAGGTATGGAAAGAATCGTTTCTACGATCTTCTTCGCGACGCTCAGTCGCTTCTCGGAGGCTTTTTCATGGCGGATTACTTCCCTTCACTTCAATGGATTGATCATCTCTCTGGAATGGCTGCAAAGCTAGACAAGAATTTTCAAGACATGGATTCTTTCTATGAAGAAGTGATTGAAGAGCACATGAATCCAAATAGGCCAAAATCTATGGAAGGAGACATCGTTGATATTTTGCTTAGGATTAAACAAAATGGATCTTTTTCCTTTGATCTTACACTAGACCACATCAAAGCACTACTTATG AACATAATAGCCGGAGGCAGCGACACGACTGCAGCTGCTTTAGTGTGGGCGCTGACGGCGTTGATGAAGAAGCCTTCGTTGATGAAGAAAGTGCAAGCTGAGATAAGGCAGTTGGCCGGAAAGAAAGAGATGATCGACGAAGAAGACACAGAGAAACTGCCATATTTGAGGGCAGTTGTAAAGGAGACTCTGAGATTGTATCCACCAGCTCCACTTTTACTCCCAAGAGATACTACCAAGAAATGTAGGATAAATGGTTACGAAATTGAAGGTGGGAGTATGGTGTACATCAATGCTTGGGCTATTGCAAGAGACCCCGCCACGTGGGAAGACGCAGATGAGTTCTTGCCGGAGAGATTCTTGGAGGCTGACCTCGACGTGAGGGGTCAGAATCCGGAGGTGATCCCGTTTGGATTTGGCCGGAGAAGGTGTCCCGGAATAGGTATTGCGATGGCTGAAATTGAACTTGCATTGGCAAATGTTGTGTGCAAATTTGAATGGGAATTGCCTCTTGGAATGAAGGAAGAGGACATTGATTTCGAGGTTTTACCTGGAATCACAATGCATAAGAAGAATCCTCTTCGCCTTGTTCCTAAACTGGTGTTTGTCTAA